A region of Flavobacterium album DNA encodes the following proteins:
- a CDS encoding FeoB-associated Cys-rich membrane protein, whose product MKIEFDIDIQSIIAYIIVIAAAAFLAKKFFFKKNKKDGCEDCGCH is encoded by the coding sequence ATGAAGATAGAATTCGACATCGATATCCAAAGCATCATCGCCTATATTATTGTGATCGCGGCGGCGGCTTTTTTGGCAAAGAAATTCTTTTTTAAAAAGAACAAGAAGGATGGCTGCGAGGATTGCGGATGCCATTGA
- the feoB gene encoding ferrous iron transport protein B → MAAPTLKIALIGNPNTGKTSVFNHLTGLNQQVGNYPGITVERKTGVCKLPDHVRGTVMDLPGTYSLNASSIDENVVIELLLNKNDKDYPDVAVVVTDVENLKRNLLLFTQIKDLEIPTILVINMADRMEKKGITLDIPYLESQLNTKIALVSSRKGTGIENLKRLIVDYQSLSTEPCLHASTIDPDYFNKLRKAFPSQLLYKLWLVITQDVNFGISEKKELLGTSFTKTRSELKRLQQKETIKRYQFINDVLKIGQVIDTAKAKDLRARLDRVLTHKVFGYVIFFGILMLIFQSIFSWSSVPMDLIDETFARLSAFAQENMAPGKLTELIAQGVIPGIGGVVIFIPQIAFLFLFISLLEESGYMSRVVFLMDKIMKRFGLSGKSVVPLISGTACAIPAIMAARNIENWRERLITILVTPFTTCSARLPVYTILISLIIPQKYVLGIFNLQGLTLMALYLLGFTGAILSAWILNKVLDIKHKSFFVAEMPNYKLPLFKNVGLNVLEKTKAFVYGAGKIILALSIIIWFLGSHGPGNDLENAESVVKRWEYKSFTQKEFDDAVASYRLEHSYIGIMGKTIEPVIRPLGYDWKIGVAIVSSFAAREVFVGTLATIYNIGSSGEDEVTIKQRMESEINPLTGEKVFNFATGISLLLFYAFAMQCISTLAITKKETNSWKWPMIQLFGMSTFAYVVSLITYQMLK, encoded by the coding sequence GTGGCAGCACCAACCCTCAAAATCGCATTGATAGGCAACCCGAATACCGGCAAAACATCGGTATTCAACCACCTTACCGGTCTTAACCAGCAGGTGGGCAACTATCCCGGTATTACCGTAGAGCGGAAAACCGGCGTGTGCAAACTGCCCGATCATGTAAGGGGAACCGTAATGGACCTGCCGGGTACCTACAGCCTGAATGCCAGCTCCATTGATGAGAATGTGGTGATCGAGCTGCTGCTGAATAAGAACGATAAAGACTATCCCGATGTTGCCGTTGTGGTTACCGATGTAGAGAACCTGAAGCGCAACCTGCTCCTCTTTACCCAGATAAAAGACCTTGAGATCCCTACTATACTGGTCATTAATATGGCCGACAGGATGGAGAAGAAAGGCATTACCCTGGATATTCCCTACCTCGAAAGCCAGCTGAATACCAAAATAGCACTGGTAAGCTCGCGCAAGGGAACGGGCATTGAAAACCTGAAACGGCTTATTGTAGACTACCAAAGCCTGTCTACCGAGCCCTGCCTCCATGCCTCTACTATCGACCCTGACTATTTCAACAAGCTGCGCAAAGCCTTCCCCAGCCAGCTATTGTACAAGCTTTGGCTGGTGATCACGCAGGACGTGAATTTCGGTATCTCGGAGAAAAAAGAACTGCTGGGCACCTCATTCACCAAAACCCGTTCAGAACTGAAAAGGCTGCAGCAAAAAGAAACCATAAAGCGCTACCAGTTCATCAACGATGTGCTCAAGATCGGACAGGTTATCGATACAGCAAAGGCAAAAGACCTTCGTGCGCGCCTCGACAGGGTGCTTACGCATAAGGTGTTCGGGTACGTTATCTTCTTTGGCATACTTATGCTCATCTTCCAGTCTATCTTTTCCTGGTCGAGCGTACCAATGGACCTCATCGATGAAACCTTTGCAAGGCTTTCGGCATTTGCTCAGGAAAACATGGCCCCGGGCAAGCTCACCGAACTTATTGCGCAGGGCGTTATCCCCGGCATAGGCGGCGTGGTTATATTCATACCGCAGATAGCCTTCCTGTTCCTCTTCATTTCATTATTGGAAGAAAGCGGCTATATGAGCCGTGTGGTTTTCCTCATGGATAAGATAATGAAGCGCTTCGGGCTTAGCGGCAAAAGCGTAGTGCCCCTCATATCGGGTACGGCCTGTGCCATACCGGCCATCATGGCGGCACGCAACATAGAGAACTGGCGCGAAAGGCTTATCACGATATTAGTTACGCCATTTACCACCTGCTCAGCAAGGCTGCCGGTATATACCATACTCATTTCGCTCATTATTCCGCAAAAATACGTGTTGGGCATTTTCAACCTGCAGGGGCTTACCCTAATGGCGCTGTACCTGCTGGGCTTTACCGGTGCCATACTTTCGGCATGGATACTCAATAAGGTTCTCGACATAAAGCACAAAAGCTTTTTTGTCGCCGAAATGCCCAACTACAAGCTACCCCTCTTTAAGAATGTAGGGCTTAATGTACTGGAAAAAACAAAGGCTTTTGTTTATGGCGCCGGAAAAATCATCCTTGCGCTTTCCATCATCATCTGGTTCCTTGGCTCGCATGGGCCGGGCAATGACCTTGAAAATGCCGAATCGGTTGTAAAGCGTTGGGAATATAAGTCGTTTACCCAAAAAGAGTTTGACGATGCTGTGGCCTCTTACCGCCTGGAGCATTCCTATATCGGCATTATGGGTAAAACCATAGAGCCGGTTATCCGCCCGCTGGGGTACGACTGGAAGATAGGCGTTGCCATCGTGTCATCGTTCGCGGCGCGCGAAGTTTTTGTAGGCACGCTGGCCACGATTTATAATATTGGCAGCAGCGGCGAGGATGAAGTGACCATAAAGCAGCGTATGGAGTCGGAAATTAATCCTTTAACCGGTGAAAAGGTGTTTAATTTTGCTACCGGCATATCATTGCTGCTCTTCTACGCCTTTGCCATGCAGTGCATCAGTACGCTCGCAATAACCAAAAAGGAAACCAATTCCTGGAAATGGCCCATGATACAGTTGTTCGGGATGAGTACTTTTGCCTATGTTGTTTCGTTAATAACCTACCAAATGCTGAAGTAA
- a CDS encoding FeoA family protein — translation MKTTLAGLKKGQKAIITDFDIDAIPLKLLEMGCLPGNIVQLLQVAPMGDPIYINVNDSHVAIRMETAAEIDVEILKDF, via the coding sequence TTGAAAACAACTCTTGCCGGGCTCAAAAAAGGCCAGAAAGCCATTATCACCGATTTTGATATCGATGCTATCCCGCTTAAGCTCCTCGAAATGGGGTGCCTTCCCGGTAATATAGTGCAATTGTTACAGGTGGCTCCTATGGGCGACCCTATCTACATCAACGTGAATGACAGCCATGTGGCCATACGTATGGAAACTGCTGCCGAGATAGATGTTGAAATCCTAAAAGACTTCTAA
- a CDS encoding SCO family protein, translating to MPGFFKKYRIFFIVLAILSAIILTLFYTALKPRKTLKVYNPADVNPELVDSTAQYIKRNHRIADFAFTNQNGKTVTQKDYEGKIYVADFFFTTCPSICVPMGENMSWLQGQVKDMPDVMLLSHSVMPDTDTVPVLKAYAKKKGAIDGKWNLVTGKKEDIYYIARKSYLAAKTNTSAELYDMVHTENFVLVDKKGRIRGFYNGTLLDETPPKGEKNVKQLLEDIKWLRENE from the coding sequence ATGCCCGGCTTTTTTAAAAAATATAGAATCTTTTTCATTGTCCTTGCTATCCTCTCGGCAATAATACTGACGCTTTTCTATACGGCGCTTAAGCCACGGAAAACGCTGAAAGTATACAACCCTGCCGATGTAAACCCCGAACTGGTAGACAGTACAGCGCAATATATTAAGCGCAATCACCGCATAGCTGATTTTGCTTTCACTAACCAAAACGGAAAGACCGTTACCCAAAAAGATTACGAAGGGAAAATTTATGTGGCCGATTTCTTCTTTACCACCTGCCCGAGCATCTGTGTGCCGATGGGCGAAAACATGTCGTGGCTCCAGGGCCAGGTAAAAGATATGCCCGATGTTATGCTGCTTTCGCACTCCGTAATGCCGGATACCGATACTGTGCCGGTACTGAAGGCTTATGCGAAAAAGAAAGGCGCCATCGACGGTAAATGGAACCTGGTTACGGGAAAGAAAGAAGACATTTACTACATTGCACGAAAATCCTACCTTGCCGCAAAGACCAATACTTCTGCCGAACTTTACGACATGGTACATACCGAGAATTTCGTACTGGTGGATAAAAAGGGCCGTATCCGCGGGTTTTATAATGGCACCCTTTTGGATGAAACACCCCCAAAAGGCGAAAAGAACGTAAAGCAACTGCTCGAAGACATTAAGTGGCTGCGGGAAAATGAATAG